The following nucleotide sequence is from Populus nigra chromosome 15, ddPopNigr1.1, whole genome shotgun sequence.
TGAATAATTAGGCGGGCTTTTATTGGGCTCATTAAACCCAACCCAAATAATGGGAGGTtcacttgtaattttttattgaataggGTGTTTATGCCCCAGATCTAAATATCCAAGTAATAAGTATTATGGGTTGATCTACTTGGAGGTAGGATCTAGTGACAATGCTTTGGACTtactaagaaaaattaataccTTCAATTGACACTTAAAAGTTATTGATGGATATTAGATTTAAAGGTTAGAAAATCTGAAaggaaaaaatgttttaaaaacaaaagagactAAGATGTTACTCCTCATTAACATTTAAGATAATAACTTATTATGAGTCTATTTATCTCAAACACTACGAGTGAataacaaatcatttttttttgtagttttaaaaaagaaaagtttttgaaagaggTTTTGGAATGTTAGACCATAAAGGCCATTTTACTATGGGCTTAACCCTTAATGAGTTTTATAGATGAGTTATAAAACCCAATGTAAATTTATGAATGAGTGTGAACATTATCCTTTAATATAAAAGCAAACTcatgcataaataaaataaaggaatgaCCAAAAATATCAAACATGAGCAAGATGCAAACTTTGAAAGAATCAGCATGATGcgtaaagaataaaatatttaaaaacatattgaataTATTTGCAATGCACATTCATTTATAAAACACATCATGACAAAagaattaaacacaaaaaattcaAGTATCCATAAATATAAACAATCAATCTCAATATTATTCAAACCAAAAAATGTCATcataatattcatccaaatcaaccataaacccaaataattattcaaaagatatttaatgttttaaatggACATTTCAGAGCGGTCAGAGTTTAGGGCTAAAAAGGTTGACACAATAACTAGAATAGTGCTGGAAAATTTAACAACGGTGGCTTGAATTGCATCGTGTCGTTTAGGCAAATTGTAGGGAGAAGAGGCTCGTGGCCTAGTCCATACAAAGCaccgcttttttttttatttttatggtggAGGAGGTATAAGTCACTGTTGATAGTGGAGGAAGATCTAGTCATTCAAAGTTTGACCATTTATACCTTTAATGCTGTCTTTTCTGGACAACCTTGCTTCAAATGTGTCTTTATGCTTATTGGTAGGGAGGGGCGACACATAGACCACCTTATGTATTGCACCACTCCTTGGTCTTTCTCTTGATAGTTACGATGTAGGGCACCATCATCGGTGGGAGGAGATCTAATGACTTGAAAATTTAGAtgtcatgttgttttttttccttgtagcagttattgttttgtttttcttctctctctctctctctctcaatttctatttgatttatgGTTTCCACAAGTTAATGTGCTTTTAGGTATGTAATGAAGGAGATCGTGGTAGGCAAAATGTTGGTGGTTGGTTGGAATCCAGTGTCGGCGGGAAAGAGAAATGAGAGATCGTatctcttctctctttattcttttatactttatttctttacgtattttttttctaaattttctacacactctcttttctctcttcttaatTTTTGGCTCTTCAATAGTGGCTGGGTTTTGTagttaaaaggaaaatgaaagagaTAAGGCAAGGTTTTTTGGTGGGTTGGTTTTTGATGTAAGTGGCTAGGTTTTATATCCTCAtgttctatttctttttctctttatctcttggtggctaggattttttttggtgGAAGAGAGGaggttatggattttttttgtgtgggagATAAGGTTAGGTTTTTCTTTATGTTGTGGCTCCTCTCTTTAAATACTATTCACTTCTATTTATAATCTAATTCAGGAATATTTTTACTCCTGATCCCTTATCTTAAGTATATCCTAAAAATATTTctattgtatatttttgttggttattCATTCCTCTTATCTTGCACTTTAactttttgtctatttttttccttattttgattttcatattttttgaattattttttcaaaaacacatcGACATCAATTCGATAAGAAAAGTAATCGAGAATTATGAAATAGATGCAAATacgttgaaaatatatttttgaatcttgattttttaaaaagacatcgagaagataaaaatagttgaaaatcacaaaatatataCGTGAATGATCGAAATGTATTGAAAacacaattatttaaaaaagattggaaaatgttttgaaaaggTATTCAAAATCCGAGTTATGACAAcatttgtcaaatttttttatttttaaatataaatgataaaatctttttaaggaagtaaaatattaaatttgatcaacttaacatctaaataattttatgatattcatAGAGTAACTAGTGACAttctattagttatttttttaaattaactcttaaaaaagagataaatacaAGTAGGAGAGAAAATgcctaaatcaaaatatttttattatttttggtgggtcatgtatttgattttttctttcatttatgtatATGTTCCTTTTTTAAGAGTGAATACAGaaagtaattaataaaataccgctaattatttttgaacaccataaaaattttcttttaacttttatcaaGAAGAATCTATTTGATCGagttttagaattttaggaaagaaaaaaggttttGGATCTTCGGATCTGGTTAGATTTCTAAACTGAAGAGGTAAATTGATTTGTGCTTGAAACTTCAAGGATAACATCGATTCATTTGAATCCTCCGTGGGCTAAATTGGACATACCCCAAACTTCAAGgggcaaattaaaatttagccgattataatataatatgctGCGAGGCTGTGACCCTATCAGTTTCGCAAGGACAACAACCGTAGCGACTTAAATAGTCGTTGGaatttccaatttatttttcttttttctatgtgtgtgtgtgtgtgtgtgtgtctatatatatatatatatatatatatatatagagagagagagagagagagagagagagacttgtccttctttctctctttcgttttttattttttttttcttctgtttaatAGCTCACTTTCACCTCTTCTCTCCTTTTTCATCTGTCTTGAACTGAAAGGAGCCCTAGAACAACCCAAGAAAAAGCAGCCTCCTTCAAAATCGATCTCTTTTCATTCACGATCTATTAAAGTGGAATCGAATTCTCAAAGGACTTGTGGTAATATCTCTTATAAACTTTTCTGCTgtttttggatgatttctcctaTTTAAATCTCTATTATTTATGTGTTAATTCTTATAGGTAGGGATCAGATTCTTTTATCACTCATTCATTTTGCTTGTAATTTCCGGGGTTTTTTTGAAAGGTTTaggttttatttgtttgtgttcTAATTGTGTCTGTGTTTGAGGTTAAAATTGTGGAAATAGAAACTaagttaaaaagaaatgaaaagggttTGATTTCTTATCTGCGATTTCTGTGCATATTCATTTAGTTTGATCTTTTGgcggaataaaaaaaaaagaaagaactttGTTTAGAAATTTCACATCTTGCCATTTGATTTTTGGCAATTTGAGTGTCCTAGTTATGTTGAgagcttattattattattattattattattattattattattgttgttgttttgtggGAAAGATGGTAAAGgctactatatttttttagtgattgtttttcaattagaaCTGAAGTTTCTTTGAATCCCCTAACCAAAGTGAGGTGCAGGGTTGTGtatgcattttttgttttcgtTGAAACCATTTGTGTTTGGGAGGATAATTTGGCTGTTGGAAAGTTTATAAAGCCGATTCTTTTAGGTATTGTATGTATGATCGATCATCTTGAAAACATTAATATGTACTGGCCATACTTAAGTGATTCGAAGATGTTCTGTATGTTTTGACTCCTGGAGAAAGAGAACATTGAGGGAGCTAGGTTATAATCACTTTTGTGGTGAAGAATTGTGTCTTCAACAATGCAAACTCTCTTCTGTGGCCTAGGAGTAACAATGAATATGGTAAAAACCAAGAGTGACATTGTGTTGTGACTTGTGTAAGGTCAAGTTTGCGGCATCCTTTGTGGCCTTGGGTAAAGTTGAAGGCTAAGAGGGCTCCTGCAACTTACAACTAGTTGAGTTCAGAGATTTGTAAAGATGGGCCGTGCATGCTCCTCCTATTCAATTCCTATGTTTCTGACAATAGCTAATTCAGGACTTGGACTCCATAAACTCATTATGAATACTAGTTTGAATGATCTTGTTCGTGTCAGAGAGCAGTATGGACTGTGAACGTACCATTGTGGGGGAATCTTGGTGCACAATTGATACCATGAAGGTGATGGCTGTTGCTCAAAAACATAATTGCACTGTCATGGTGTTGGATGCAGTCAACTTGCATTTGTAACTCtcattctttctcttcttcttcttcttcttcttcttcaatattTGCCACTGCCGATAGTTGTATGATCAGAGAATGCCTTCTTTTGGTGGCTGTCCATCACTCAGGGACTGGACTTTATAAACTCATTACAAGTGATAGTTCATAAGAACAATACTGATGTAAAAAGCAATATGGATTTGGCTCATAATTGATGCCTTGAAGTCTGTGGCTGGACCTCCAAAACGTACTTGCACTTTAATAGTATTGAATGGTTTGTATCATCCCCACCCCCCTACCCCCCAACCACCACTCTTAACAAGTAAATAAAACATGGTTGTGCTTTATGTTGATTTCTTTAttgatacattttttttcaagatgttGTGGAGCATATAAGCTTCGGCAAGCACAGCTGATGCCTATGAACATAGGTTGTCTCACATGAgatatgtttattatttttatttttccgtAGTTGTTTCAGTTTATGCATAAAATCTATATTGAATATATCTATAAGTCTGAAATTTTCATCAAGGGGAATATAAAGAGTATCTGTTTTCTCATAGAGAATGGTTGATGGTGGTCCATTTTTTCTCTTGTAACGTATATCTTATGTTTATGTAATTCTCCTTTAAACTGCTGTGGACTGGAACAATTTCTTGTCTGTGTATAAATTTGCAAGTCTGCCTTGAAAAAGGATATTTTTCTGTTAGCTGTGGCTTCttgatctttttttcctttcttttgtttggGGTTGGTGTTCATGCATTTTCATGGGGTGTGTTAAACTCTAAAAGTCTATTGGGATTTCTATTTtcagttattattattctttcttaGAAATGCTAgcctttatttcatttattggGTTTTCTTATAAATGATCTTTATGTACTTTCTTAGAACGTCGTTCATTTTGCTGCTGTGGTGTTAGGAGCACTGGTTTCTTTAGTCTTCTCTTGATATTTTTGAAGTATCAACATGCCAAAGGATAGAAGAGATCGTTCCATATCTTTTGATAGGTACAGGACATCTCCTTATACATGCAGCTCCAGTTGTTCAAGACGATCTTCACCTAAAATCCCTTCAGATACTGAGGAGAATTTGAAGGAATGGGAAGAGGCCAGGTGCCCTGTATGCATGGAACATCCTCATAATGCTGTTCTCCTTATTTGTTCTTCACATGAGAAAGGTTGCCGTCCTTACATGTGTGACACAAGCTATCGTCATTCTAATTGTCTTGATCAGTTTCGGAAGTCATTTGCAGAAACAACACCAACAACTCCACAACCACAAGAAAGTAGGCTTAGAACCATGAATTCTCCTGCAGTCGTCAGCTCAGTATCAACAGTTATAGTTCCACCAGAAGATCTATCTGAGGAAGGATCCTTACCCACTGAAACCATTTCTTGTGAGAACAAGGTGCAGCCAAAGCTAGTATGCCCACTCTGTCGGGGGCAGATAAAAGAGTGGGTTGTCACTGAACCTGCACGAAGTTTCATGAATGCAAAACCAAGAAGCTGTGCCTGTGAGACATGCAATTTTAGTGGCACGTATTCGGATCTCAGGAAGCATGCGAGGCTTGAACACCCACTTGTTCGACCATCAGAGGCTGATCCAGAGCGGCAACGTAATTGGAGGAGGCTGGAGCGTCAGAGGGACCTTGGCGACTTGCTTAGCACCCTCCAATCTTCGTTTGGAGAAGAGAGGGGTGATGAGCCTATAGATGATGGTGGTTGGCTTACTGTATTCTTTCTTATAAGAGTTTTTAGACCTGGATCTAGTCCAAGGAGTAGTAGCTGGTCTGGTACATCAAGAGCCAGAGCACCGCTAGGTTTCAGAAGGAGAGCCACCCGGCATTGGGGGGAGAATCATGAAGGTGAAACTGGATCTTCTTCCAGAGAGGATGACAATGATTCTTCAGATGGCGGGTCAGGCCCTTGGAGGCGCAGCGAGCGGATCAGGCGAAGGACAACGCCAGACCAGTTGTGATTGTGGAACTTTGTGGTATCATTTTGGTTGCTTTTAGAAGATCCTACGACTGTAAGTCATGCTGCTTTCAGACTACTCTGTTGaatgatttatatgtttgttctttggaaattatataatataagcTGAATGTATAAACTTTTGTGGTGTTGCAGGCGGAACATAAGGAACCAAGGTTCTTTGGCAAGCATTGGATGAAGTTCCACGAAGTATCAAATGGTTTCTCTTAGAAGTTGCTTGATTGTTTATCCTAAGAGTGAGCATATTGTAACTTGATGAAAagagaattaaataatttatatcctTGGCATTTGTTGTTGTTTGGGTTATGTCAAatattctatatttcaattactAGAAAGCTGGAAATAAATTTGCTGGTTGTTGACTATGGAAGGCTGTTGTTTCGTCCAATTGCTTGACAGCAGCCCAGCTTTGTCGGGAAGAGTATAGGTAAAATGTTAATTAACATGTTTAGACGAGAAAAGAGGACGCCTGAAAAATGGTTTGTAGGGGAATTTGAACCTCAGTGCATGTTTTTTTGTGTAATCTACCATCACTctcatgctctctctctctctctctctctctctctctgccccTCTCTAAAACCTTCAATGCATCTTCtgactaaaataatttaagcaTATCACCAATTGTTTcctttcctcttcctcttctactCTCTTTCCATAGTTACTTAGGGTCTTATCTAAACTTGTAGTGTCATAGAATTTTTTATAACTATTACGTTTCATAACTTATTTATTCCCTCTTACCATTCTTTCGAATTTAATGTATGTCCTCAGATTAATATTGTTTGTACTAAATATCATGACAACACAATCGAGAAGTGGGTAGAAATTCGGAATTATTTTgtcttgataaatttataagtTCTAactgaaggaaaaaagaagaagataagatCAAAGACAGCAAGAGAAGACAGTTTATGTGTTTAAAGTTTTTACAATCTTAAgagtttttattacttttccTTGAGGTTTAAGTTTTGTAAGACCAAGGGCTCATTTGTTTTGCCTAAAATATTtcatacatgaaaaatattattttacttgtaaaatgttttacatataaaatatttttaatttttggtttaaaatatattttcatgtaaaatattttacatgtaatatttttcaatagtgGTGGTGGTAATTGACATAGTTGGATAATATTgtaattgaattattattattaaaatattttataggatTTCATGagctgaaaatattatttttcagttaataaactaaattttaagGTTGACTGCACAATATTTTACTTTGACTATTTTtcctgtaaaatattttacaccgGAAACaaactttttgaaaaatattatttagatacaaacataagaaaatctagaaaatattttcttgtaaacattttatgcaaaataaacATACAAACATGTGTTTTTCCAACATTCTAATAGAAGAGAGAGTGGAGGGTTGTTAGtggtttattaatatatatttttgaatattttttttaattacattttttattaaaattatgttacATAACAtgtatttaaaagaaatcatatttttttctttttaatgtgaaGCTTACTTGGTACAAAATATACTATTTGggaaacaatattaaaaatacatcattttAACAAATTAGATGTTAATCTTAATTTGTAAACAAAAATCGATAAAATAACCCatcaattatttattagaaacttttttgttattttgttattgctatattctttttttttttgtttctttaacataaaaagaaCATTTTACTCCGTGGTTAGTTGTTGGGCAATCAAAAGATCaacattgataattaattattaatagcTAAGGATTGTTAGTACGATGATAAAACTTAATTAGCACTCAATCCTTTCTAGTATTATAATTCTTTATTGATCTTcagaattctaaaataaaagtttaactATGCTATAGGAAAGATACTATCATCCTAAAATATTCTACCCGAGATAACCTGGATTGTTActcttgccttttatttttaataatttattatgcatAATCTACTATTGGTCTATCTACATGGGTTATAGTGGGTCTACTATTAAGAGTTAAACCTTAGATCGTTGGTTTAAAGTCTAACCATTCTAAGATCTGGTTCATTTATGTTACTTCtggttattatctttttataatacttGGTGAATTGACATGTCTACACCTTATTATTCTTGATAATGACATATGACCAATTAGTCTATCAAACCTTGCAAATTAATAACTAATGAGCTTATATTGGGCTTATTGAACCTCGCTTAGATTTTAGAAAGAGTCCATAAATAATACTTTGTTAAGGTTCATTATTCCTATAATACCTAAATTTCACTCGTAATATTTGCTAAATGAATGAAGATTGTATGTCACAGTTCTACCTAAACGGTGACCATCATATGTTCATCTATTTAGAATAGGATCTGGTGACATGAAAGTCATTTATGGACTAAGTTTTGACAAATTACCCTTTTAGGGTTCACTTGTTTTTTAGACATGTTATTTAACAATCACCTTCTTATGATTTTAACTTGTTGCCCCTCATTAATGTTTGTACACACCGATGTTATGACTTGTGTATGCACAACAAATGAATTACCTTTTGGATTCTTATTAGCATGCATGTACGAGAATTCATTAAAGAAGCCAATACTTCTAATTTTATGGTGAATATAGAACTAGATATTTCAAAGgcatattttcatttaaaaattaaaaggatgagctacttcttttaaaattcaagataatagTTCATGCTGAGTcaatttattctaaatattaatagtgaataGCAAAACATATTTTgacatgcttctttttttctttattttttaaaataaagtaaggATGGTTGCTCCTCTTAGTATTCAAAGTAATGACCTATGTTAAGTCTATTTAGCCTAAATACAAAGAGTGAATagcaaaatactttttaaattttcttagaaAACACAAGGATGATGTTTCTTTTAGTTTGGAATGTCAGCCTATTTAGGCATTTTTATATGGGATAAGACCCATTGGGTTTTTTAAACTAGTTTCAAAACCCACAAATGCATATATACTAGGTTTcgattgtttttgttgaaaagtTGAATAAGACAACATTCATGTATTGGaaaattttgaaacataatgaAATGGGAAGAGACATGCTGTTTATTTGAGTTAGGATAACACTAAAAATgcttaaaaacacataaaaatacaagatgGAACTAGTCTATGTATCTCAACTAGATGTAATTTTAAGGGAAACACATGAAAATAGTTTTGGAAAATCCAGGACTTGGTGAAAGATAGGTTTTTTAGAAGATCTAATTTGGTTGGTCTTGGGGCTGGCTTGTAGGAAACCAATTATAACATATCCATATAGAACAAGCACatcaacataagaaaataaaacatgcatCAAGCATAACAACCAACTATGAAAATACTATAATAAAGATGCATGTTTTGTTTCTAAATCAGTAGCcctttcaaaacaaaatcaacatcaCACTTTAGGTCATCCatcattgaaataattaaaatcaacattTAAATGGGGTCCTACCACAATCTcaacacatatatttttaagtcaTCAATGGCATAACATAATCAATATAACTCTATAATAAGCTTCACTATCTcgataacttaaaaaaaatatagaatgacCCATAATAGTAGACTCATGATAGCTTAATGATGgtaacttgaaatttttttt
It contains:
- the LOC133673803 gene encoding uncharacterized protein LOC133673803: MPKDRRDRSISFDRYRTSPYTCSSSCSRRSSPKIPSDTEENLKEWEEARCPVCMEHPHNAVLLICSSHEKGCRPYMCDTSYRHSNCLDQFRKSFAETTPTTPQPQESRLRTMNSPAVVSSVSTVIVPPEDLSEEGSLPTETISCENKVQPKLVCPLCRGQIKEWVVTEPARSFMNAKPRSCACETCNFSGTYSDLRKHARLEHPLVRPSEADPERQRNWRRLERQRDLGDLLSTLQSSFGEERGDEPIDDGGWLTVFFLIRVFRPGSSPRSSSWSGTSRARAPLGFRRRATRHWGENHEGETGSSSREDDNDSSDGGSGPWRRSERIRRRTTPDQL